A single window of Sphingobium sp. SCG-1 DNA harbors:
- a CDS encoding TonB-dependent receptor, with product MLGAKIRWRTACSGLSLVFVMMTVSGVQAQVGNPTENLPQQVPANSDMTLPSAGSKDASAIADIVVTAQRRSENLQRVPIAITAVSGDQLMSAGVTSTQQLNIAVPGLNLRSSIGAFQPSIRGIGTTSSVVENPVALYVDGVYLPQQRDGTRELPDVEQLTVLKGPQGTLFGRNATGGVIQITTRRPSHTFGVEAKAEYDNYETFRGSAYLTGGLSQDLAASLSVQYADQGEGYGRNLTTGNDTFKLRHAFSARGKLLWEPGSDTSVILIGDYMERADLTNSFQPYPGTTSRSPGIGPLRNRYDTYSSTDPRSAYRSGGASVTIEHDIGFADITSITAYRQGKTRYNFETSAAPVPYQTAGTSNGPNELFTQELQLSSQAGSALTWTVGLFYFYYINELFPITRTFAGYLAPNPTSNARTDSFGSEKTESVAAFGQATYEFLPATRLTLGLRYSYERRDFEGRVDTIRNNGSTASALYNGRLEVDDPTWRVNVDHDFNDHIMGYLSWNRGNKSGGFNIQQPQNPVYQPERLDAFELGLKTQFFNRRLRLNAAAFYYDYSNLQVIQFLNAIQTIVNGPKAELYGLDVDLSARVTNRLTLSGGFALLSAKFIDYSGAVFSTPLPTGGSQARPGDASGNRLPQAQNVTATLSMNYELPTRIGNFNFNLTNNYNGDYYAESDNFLRQPAYVMTNLGVTWISPDETYSVGAFVRNLWDERIATQLSTSPTIYQAAWGGAPRTAGITARIKM from the coding sequence ATGCTTGGAGCTAAAATACGATGGCGGACGGCGTGCAGCGGCCTTTCGTTGGTGTTTGTGATGATGACAGTAAGTGGTGTGCAAGCTCAAGTCGGGAACCCAACAGAAAATCTGCCCCAGCAAGTTCCGGCTAATAGCGACATGACTTTGCCATCAGCGGGTTCGAAGGATGCAAGTGCTATCGCCGACATCGTAGTTACTGCGCAACGTCGCTCCGAGAATCTACAGCGCGTCCCGATTGCGATTACCGCCGTTTCAGGGGATCAGCTCATGTCAGCGGGCGTGACGAGCACGCAGCAACTCAATATCGCTGTCCCCGGCCTCAACCTTCGCAGCAGTATCGGCGCCTTCCAACCTTCGATCCGAGGCATCGGGACCACCAGTAGCGTAGTTGAAAACCCTGTCGCGCTTTACGTTGATGGGGTCTATCTGCCGCAGCAGCGCGACGGCACGCGCGAACTGCCGGATGTCGAACAATTGACCGTTCTGAAGGGTCCGCAAGGTACGCTGTTCGGACGAAACGCGACGGGCGGTGTTATTCAGATTACAACGCGTAGGCCGTCGCACACATTCGGTGTGGAGGCCAAGGCTGAGTACGATAATTATGAGACGTTTCGTGGAAGCGCCTACCTTACCGGCGGTCTGTCACAAGACCTCGCAGCGAGCCTTTCCGTTCAATATGCCGATCAGGGCGAGGGTTACGGTCGCAACCTGACGACCGGCAACGACACATTCAAACTCCGCCACGCTTTTTCGGCGCGTGGCAAACTTCTCTGGGAGCCAGGTTCGGATACCAGCGTCATTCTCATCGGCGATTATATGGAGCGTGCCGATTTAACCAACAGTTTCCAGCCTTATCCAGGCACAACCTCACGCTCGCCGGGCATTGGCCCGTTGCGCAATCGCTATGACACCTATTCATCCACTGATCCGCGTAGCGCTTATCGTAGCGGTGGTGCCAGCGTGACAATTGAACACGACATCGGCTTCGCCGACATCACTTCGATCACCGCCTATCGACAGGGCAAGACCCGATATAATTTCGAGACCAGTGCGGCCCCTGTGCCTTACCAGACAGCGGGCACGAGCAATGGGCCTAACGAACTCTTTACGCAAGAACTCCAACTGTCATCGCAGGCCGGATCGGCCCTTACTTGGACTGTGGGCTTATTTTACTTCTACTATATCAATGAGCTATTCCCGATAACCCGCACATTCGCCGGATATTTGGCACCCAATCCCACCTCAAACGCACGCACGGATTCGTTCGGTTCTGAGAAAACAGAGTCCGTAGCCGCATTCGGTCAAGCTACATACGAGTTCTTGCCCGCTACTCGGCTGACGCTGGGACTCCGCTACAGTTATGAGCGTCGTGATTTTGAAGGGCGGGTCGACACGATACGCAACAATGGCAGCACGGCGTCCGCGCTCTACAATGGCCGGCTGGAAGTCGATGATCCCACTTGGCGGGTAAACGTGGATCATGACTTCAATGATCATATCATGGGGTATTTGTCCTGGAACCGCGGTAATAAAAGTGGCGGCTTCAATATTCAGCAGCCGCAAAATCCTGTCTACCAACCCGAACGGCTTGATGCGTTCGAATTGGGTTTGAAGACGCAGTTCTTCAATCGGCGTCTACGTCTGAATGCGGCTGCCTTCTACTATGACTATTCCAATCTACAGGTGATCCAGTTTCTTAATGCGATCCAGACGATCGTTAATGGCCCGAAGGCTGAACTCTACGGCCTGGATGTCGACCTGAGCGCCCGCGTCACTAATCGGCTAACTCTGTCAGGTGGATTTGCGCTATTGAGCGCGAAGTTCATTGATTATTCGGGCGCTGTTTTTTCGACGCCGCTTCCTACAGGAGGCTCCCAGGCGCGCCCCGGCGATGCCTCGGGAAATCGATTGCCCCAGGCGCAGAACGTTACCGCCACACTTTCCATGAATTACGAGCTTCCGACAAGGATCGGGAATTTCAATTTCAATCTTACCAACAATTATAACGGAGATTATTACGCGGAGTCTGACAATTTCCTGCGTCAGCCTGCGTATGTCATGACCAATCTCGGAGTGACATGGATATCTCCTGACGAAACGTACAGCGTCGGGGCCTTCGTCCGGAATCTCTGGGATGAGCGCATCGCGACACAGCTCTCAACATCGCCAACCATCTATCAGGCCGCATGGGGCGGCGCGCCTCGTACCGCTGGAATAACGGCCCGCATCAAAATGTAA
- a CDS encoding aldehyde dehydrogenase family protein, whose protein sequence is MTTAAYTLPRERGIYYGGGWHPSKGGVVTPVHSPATGELLTTINEATAEDVDAAVAAAREGYRVWRDVAPKERARIMREMVRVIRANLEELALIDAADCGNPVDEMRRDVEMSAGLIEMFAGFWSEMKGSSVPFGPDMLSFSVREPYGVVARIAPFNHPFVFSIGRLGAPLAAGNAVIVKPPEQAPLSALRGMELLDGLLPKGVLNMLPGGRDFGAALTAHPGVDFVAVTGSVPTGKAVMRAASDRLKRTMLELGGKNALLAYPDSDPDKVAQAMVRGMNFTWCGQSCGSTSRAFVHEDIYDAVLERVPTYAARFKPGLPTDPETTMGCLVSKSQHDRVLGYIAKAKAEGARLICGGKQPDAPELANGFFIEPTVFADVTQEMAIAREEIFGPVLSVFKWNDESQVMADINSVDYGLTFAVFTRDVAVAHRAVARAEAGFCWINEVSKHAIGSAFGGYKQSGIGREECLAELLTYTQEKNVYINLEG, encoded by the coding sequence ATGACGACTGCCGCGTACACTCTCCCTCGTGAACGAGGTATCTATTACGGGGGGGGCTGGCACCCCTCTAAAGGTGGAGTCGTCACGCCGGTTCACAGCCCGGCAACCGGCGAATTACTTACGACCATTAACGAGGCGACGGCAGAGGACGTAGACGCAGCGGTCGCCGCCGCACGTGAAGGGTATAGAGTCTGGCGTGACGTAGCACCGAAGGAACGGGCGCGGATCATGCGTGAGATGGTGCGGGTGATCCGGGCCAATCTCGAAGAACTTGCGCTGATTGACGCGGCCGACTGCGGGAACCCGGTCGACGAGATGCGCCGGGACGTCGAGATGTCGGCAGGGCTGATCGAAATGTTCGCTGGCTTCTGGTCCGAGATGAAGGGCAGTTCGGTGCCGTTTGGCCCTGACATGCTTAGCTTTTCCGTGCGTGAGCCCTATGGCGTCGTTGCGCGTATCGCGCCGTTCAACCATCCCTTCGTCTTCAGCATCGGCCGGCTTGGCGCGCCGCTCGCAGCTGGAAATGCAGTTATCGTCAAGCCGCCGGAACAGGCGCCGCTATCAGCGCTGCGCGGTATGGAGTTACTCGATGGGTTACTTCCCAAAGGAGTGCTCAACATGCTGCCTGGCGGACGCGACTTCGGAGCGGCATTGACGGCGCATCCAGGCGTCGACTTTGTTGCGGTGACAGGAAGTGTCCCGACCGGAAAGGCGGTCATGCGTGCGGCTTCCGATCGGTTGAAGCGCACGATGCTGGAGCTTGGCGGCAAGAACGCGCTGCTGGCATATCCTGATTCGGATCCCGACAAGGTGGCGCAGGCCATGGTTCGTGGCATGAACTTCACGTGGTGCGGTCAATCATGCGGATCGACCAGCCGCGCCTTCGTTCATGAGGATATCTACGACGCGGTTCTGGAGCGTGTACCGACCTATGCGGCGCGCTTTAAGCCGGGGCTTCCGACCGATCCGGAGACAACGATGGGCTGCTTGGTTTCAAAATCACAGCATGATCGGGTTCTAGGCTACATCGCCAAAGCGAAAGCCGAGGGAGCAAGGCTCATTTGTGGCGGCAAGCAGCCCGATGCGCCCGAACTGGCCAATGGCTTCTTCATCGAGCCTACTGTGTTTGCCGACGTGACACAGGAGATGGCAATCGCCCGCGAAGAAATTTTCGGTCCGGTTCTGTCCGTTTTCAAATGGAACGACGAAAGCCAGGTCATGGCTGACATCAACTCGGTTGATTATGGGCTGACATTTGCGGTCTTCACCCGGGACGTTGCGGTAGCCCATCGGGCAGTGGCACGCGCCGAGGCCGGTTTCTGCTGGATCAATGAGGTATCTAAACATGCAATAGGCTCGGCCTTCGGTGGGTATAAGCAGTCGGGCATAGGGCGCGAGGAGTGCCTGGCTGAGCTTCTGACCTATACCCAGGAAAAGAACGTCTACATCAACCTGGAAGGTTGA
- a CDS encoding MFS transporter has protein sequence MDVKGSAGILSDLSMTRQQWMVVGLLIALNGLDGFDVLAITFAAPAVAVEWQLPPTALGIVLSAGLAGMMLGSLVIGPMSDRLGRRPVVLFCLAVMAAGTLWSAATADIGLLASSRLLTGVGIGGLLPTMNALVAEFSNTKHRDLNLSLMVVGYPVGGVIGGLISAHLIEVGGWRMIFYAASALSLLGLVSAWKLLPESVDFEQQRASSTSDVDGVNRVLAHLKQRLAESLPVERPERQRGTLFGAFAAPYTRGTSVILAAYLLHALNLYFFISWLPKLLVESGWSQPAAIATATFLNLGAIAGGVLCGALSHRLGLDAVLITALGTSSVLAVIFGVFGPSPDFAWILIAVIGGLHQAGVVGFYALIARFYPPSLRSTGAGAVLGLGRGGAVCGPLLGGAFLAANFQPQQVVLIVGFSSALSALVLVSLRSTTAPSINSEAAPHRRAAKPS, from the coding sequence ATGGATGTGAAGGGGAGCGCCGGCATTCTCAGCGATCTATCGATGACACGCCAGCAATGGATGGTCGTTGGACTTCTAATCGCGTTGAATGGGTTGGACGGCTTTGACGTTCTGGCGATCACATTTGCGGCACCGGCGGTTGCGGTTGAATGGCAGCTTCCGCCTACGGCGCTTGGTATCGTCCTATCGGCGGGGCTTGCCGGCATGATGTTGGGTTCGCTGGTCATTGGACCCATGAGTGATCGGCTCGGCCGACGGCCGGTGGTTCTTTTTTGCTTAGCCGTCATGGCTGCCGGTACCCTTTGGTCGGCTGCTACGGCTGACATCGGGTTGCTTGCATCGTCACGATTGCTGACTGGCGTTGGCATCGGTGGGTTGCTGCCGACGATGAACGCGCTTGTCGCCGAGTTCTCGAATACGAAGCATCGCGATCTCAATCTCAGTCTGATGGTCGTGGGCTATCCTGTCGGTGGCGTAATCGGCGGACTGATCTCGGCCCATCTGATAGAGGTCGGCGGTTGGCGCATGATATTCTACGCTGCCTCCGCTCTGAGCCTGTTGGGGTTGGTGAGTGCATGGAAGCTACTCCCGGAATCTGTCGACTTTGAGCAGCAACGTGCGAGTAGCACCAGCGATGTAGATGGCGTTAACCGCGTACTTGCACACCTGAAGCAAAGGCTTGCTGAATCGCTTCCTGTCGAACGACCGGAACGCCAGCGTGGCACATTGTTCGGCGCTTTCGCAGCACCATACACACGTGGAACTTCGGTGATCTTGGCGGCCTATCTCCTTCACGCACTCAATCTATATTTCTTCATTAGCTGGTTGCCTAAGCTATTGGTTGAGTCGGGCTGGAGCCAGCCTGCGGCGATCGCAACCGCCACATTTCTGAACCTGGGTGCCATTGCCGGAGGCGTCTTGTGTGGGGCGCTGTCGCACCGGCTGGGGCTTGATGCGGTATTGATTACTGCCTTGGGCACGAGCTCGGTGCTCGCAGTCATTTTCGGGGTATTTGGACCTTCGCCTGATTTCGCGTGGATACTTATCGCCGTTATAGGCGGGCTTCACCAAGCGGGGGTAGTCGGCTTCTATGCGTTGATTGCCCGCTTCTATCCGCCATCTCTTCGGTCGACCGGGGCAGGTGCAGTTCTTGGCCTTGGTCGAGGTGGTGCGGTTTGCGGGCCTCTTCTCGGTGGCGCTTTTCTCGCAGCCAATTTTCAGCCGCAGCAAGTTGTCCTGATTGTCGGATTTTCGTCTGCGTTATCCGCTCTCGTGCTCGTCTCACTACGATCAACGACCGCGCCGTCCATCAACTCTGAAGCGGCACCGCATCGGCGTGCCGCAAAACCATCCTGA
- a CDS encoding 4,5-dihydroxyphthalate decarboxylase, with amino-acid sequence MAKLRLSIASAAYDRVAALRDGRISVECCDHDHLVVGHEQMFQRAFQFAEYDVSELSMSSYLVSLARDDSPYVAVPVFLSRLFRHSAIYLNADAGIVRPEDLRGKRIGVPEYQMTAALWARGLLDDEYGVPPSAMEWFQGGLHETGRAEKLKLNLPDDIRIRSIAADRTLNDLLASGEIDALISARAPRAFLQGDGSVTRLFPEYRGEEQAYFRKTGIFPIMHVLGIRRSLVEEHPWLASSVYDAFVRAKLAADDWLSDVSALRVTLPWLGAELDETRAAMGRDFWPYGVERNRTTLERLFDYAYRHGTVPRRFTLEEVFAPSTLIETRI; translated from the coding sequence ATGGCCAAATTGAGACTGTCTATCGCATCGGCGGCATATGATCGCGTTGCTGCCCTGCGCGATGGTCGCATTTCTGTTGAATGCTGCGATCATGATCATCTCGTGGTCGGTCATGAGCAGATGTTCCAGCGCGCTTTTCAGTTTGCGGAATATGATGTCAGCGAGTTGTCGATGAGTTCCTATCTCGTCAGCTTGGCACGCGACGACAGTCCCTATGTGGCGGTTCCCGTGTTCCTTTCACGGTTGTTCCGACATTCGGCGATCTACCTTAACGCTGATGCCGGTATCGTCCGGCCCGAGGATTTGCGGGGCAAGCGAATTGGCGTGCCGGAATATCAGATGACAGCGGCGCTTTGGGCGCGAGGACTTCTCGACGACGAGTACGGCGTGCCGCCCAGCGCGATGGAGTGGTTTCAAGGCGGCTTGCATGAGACAGGGCGCGCTGAGAAGCTGAAGCTCAACCTACCCGATGACATCAGGATTCGGTCAATCGCAGCAGACCGGACGCTCAACGATTTGCTCGCGTCGGGTGAGATCGACGCATTGATATCAGCGCGCGCTCCGCGTGCATTTCTTCAAGGCGATGGGTCGGTAACGCGTCTATTCCCCGAGTATCGTGGCGAAGAGCAGGCCTATTTCAGGAAAACCGGCATCTTCCCCATCATGCATGTTCTTGGCATTCGCCGTTCCCTCGTTGAGGAACACCCTTGGCTTGCCAGCAGTGTTTATGACGCATTTGTTCGTGCGAAGCTGGCTGCTGACGACTGGCTATCTGACGTGTCGGCGCTTCGGGTGACGCTGCCGTGGTTGGGCGCTGAACTGGACGAAACGCGAGCAGCGATGGGACGCGACTTCTGGCCTTATGGCGTAGAGCGCAATCGTACAACGCTTGAGCGGCTTTTCGACTATGCCTATCGCCATGGAACGGTCCCTAGGCGCTTCACGCTAGAGGAGGTGTTCGCGCCTTCAACCCTTATCGAAACGCGCATCTGA
- a CDS encoding GNAT family N-acetyltransferase, translating into MFARTDRLLLRPGWMEDAPALAQAIGEESIVRNLARAPWPYGEADAGAFLAAARESHLPDFLIFSRTRGAPRLIGGCGISSTDDQAGLELGYWIARPYWGLGFATEAARAVMQIARATGMRGITARHFLDNPASGKVLQKVGFRHTGIIQPLTCPARGETAPAALYEMADELDMPRSDTAFELYGDEAQSMAA; encoded by the coding sequence ATGTTTGCACGTACAGATCGCCTGCTGCTGAGGCCGGGCTGGATGGAGGACGCGCCCGCGCTGGCGCAGGCCATTGGCGAAGAGAGCATCGTGCGCAATCTGGCGCGCGCGCCTTGGCCTTATGGCGAAGCCGATGCGGGAGCGTTTCTGGCGGCAGCACGCGAATCGCATCTGCCCGACTTCCTGATCTTCTCGCGCACGCGCGGTGCGCCGCGACTCATCGGCGGCTGCGGAATATCCTCAACCGACGATCAGGCGGGGCTGGAGCTGGGTTACTGGATCGCGCGTCCCTATTGGGGGCTGGGCTTTGCGACCGAAGCAGCGCGGGCCGTTATGCAGATCGCCCGTGCAACTGGGATGCGCGGCATCACCGCACGGCATTTCCTGGACAACCCGGCATCTGGCAAGGTCTTGCAAAAGGTCGGTTTCCGCCACACGGGGATCATCCAGCCGCTGACCTGCCCCGCCCGCGGCGAAACGGCACCTGCGGCACTGTACGAGATGGCCGATGAACTGGATATGCCGCGAAGCGACACGGCGTTTGAGCTGTACGGAGACGAGGCGCAATCGATGGCGGCATGA
- the rpmA gene encoding 50S ribosomal protein L27 — MAHKKAGGSSRNGRDSAGRRLGVKKFGGQDVIGGNIIIRQRGTRVYPGRNVGIGKDHTLFALTEGRVVFHDGKLGRKYVSVDMMAEAAE, encoded by the coding sequence ATGGCACATAAGAAAGCAGGCGGTTCTTCGCGCAACGGTCGCGACTCCGCTGGCCGTCGCCTTGGCGTGAAGAAGTTCGGTGGCCAGGACGTCATCGGCGGCAACATTATTATTCGTCAGCGCGGCACGCGCGTCTATCCGGGCCGTAACGTCGGCATCGGCAAGGACCACACGCTGTTCGCGCTTACCGAAGGCCGCGTGGTATTCCACGATGGCAAGCTGGGCCGCAAATACGTGTCGGTGGACATGATGGCGGAAGCCGCAGAATAA
- the rplU gene encoding 50S ribosomal protein L21 — translation MFAVVRTGGKQYRVAAGDKIVIEKIAGEAGDQITLDDVLLAGEGSDLKDTAGLTVAAEIIAQAKGEKVIVFKKRRRHNYRRKNGHRQRHTILKIIAIGGEEKKAAPKKAAAKTEDAAAAEA, via the coding sequence ATGTTCGCAGTCGTGCGCACGGGCGGCAAGCAGTATCGCGTTGCCGCAGGAGACAAGATCGTGATCGAGAAGATCGCTGGCGAAGCCGGCGACCAGATCACGCTGGACGATGTCCTGCTGGCCGGCGAAGGCAGCGATCTTAAGGACACCGCAGGCCTCACGGTCGCTGCGGAGATCATTGCGCAGGCGAAGGGCGAGAAGGTTATCGTCTTCAAGAAGCGCCGCCGCCATAACTATCGCCGCAAGAACGGTCATCGCCAGCGTCACACGATCCTGAAGATCATTGCGATCGGCGGCGAAGAGAAGAAGGCAGCGCCGAAGAAGGCCGCAGCCAAGACCGAAGACGCAGCGGCTGCAGAAGCCTGA
- a CDS encoding AEC family transporter, producing the protein MLGNIITILPVFLILLAGFIAGKAGVLGEGAATMLNRFVVWVPLPCLLFEVVATTDWEKLWHPGFAAVSLIGSFMVFGLGLIVGRMRGLSIADMGVDGLNASYSNAVYIGLPLLTLTLGSAVRPFVVVAGTVTLTCLFVAGVGLIEAGRSHRPGASDGMGHAMLRIFSGMARNPVIVSPLAGLAFWLSGWTLPAPLTSFLSTLGGVASPVALVAVGLFLAQRPLRQTVQSPAIGMLSLVKLIVHPAITAWLAWYVFALPADIAVAAIAVAALPTGTGPFMIAELYARDGKVTSGTIMVTTLASVATIAAVLSLLHR; encoded by the coding sequence ATGCTGGGCAATATCATCACGATCCTGCCGGTATTCCTGATCCTCCTCGCGGGCTTCATCGCGGGGAAGGCGGGCGTGCTGGGTGAAGGCGCAGCGACGATGCTCAACCGCTTCGTCGTGTGGGTGCCGCTGCCCTGCCTGCTGTTTGAAGTGGTGGCGACGACCGACTGGGAGAAATTGTGGCATCCCGGGTTCGCTGCCGTGTCGCTGATCGGCAGCTTCATGGTCTTCGGGCTGGGCCTGATCGTCGGCCGTATGCGAGGATTGTCGATTGCCGACATGGGCGTGGATGGCCTGAACGCCAGCTATAGCAATGCCGTCTATATTGGTTTGCCGTTGCTGACGCTGACGCTGGGAAGCGCAGTCAGGCCCTTCGTCGTGGTGGCAGGAACGGTAACGCTGACCTGCCTGTTCGTGGCGGGAGTCGGCCTGATCGAAGCCGGGCGAAGCCATCGTCCCGGCGCGTCAGACGGCATGGGTCATGCTATGCTGCGTATCTTCTCCGGCATGGCGCGCAACCCGGTCATCGTATCACCGCTCGCCGGTCTCGCATTCTGGTTGTCGGGATGGACGCTGCCGGCGCCTCTCACCAGCTTTCTGTCTACGTTAGGTGGCGTGGCGAGTCCTGTCGCACTGGTGGCGGTCGGGCTGTTCCTCGCCCAGCGGCCCTTGCGCCAGACCGTACAAAGTCCGGCTATCGGTATGCTGTCGCTGGTCAAGCTGATCGTGCATCCGGCGATCACAGCCTGGCTGGCGTGGTACGTGTTCGCATTGCCCGCCGACATAGCAGTAGCAGCGATTGCAGTCGCCGCGCTCCCTACCGGGACAGGTCCGTTTATGATTGCCGAACTCTATGCGCGCGATGGCAAAGTGACGTCGGGAACGATCATGGTGACGACCCTGGCATCGGTGGCGACCATAGCCGCAGTGCTGTCGCTACTGCATCGATAG
- a CDS encoding gamma carbonic anhydrase family protein produces the protein MKQERHPGASIIALNGIAPRIHETAFIAPGCRIIGDVEIGEGASIWYNCVIRGDINQVKIGARTNIQDGTVIHCDSDKDGSGGFPTIIGADVLVGHMVMLHGCTLEDRAFAGLGTIVMDGCVIESDGMLAAGALLTPGKRLPSRQLWSGRPAKFMRDLTDEAVAGMRAGVVHYVHNAQIHKGAVNAALDE, from the coding sequence ATGAAACAGGAACGGCATCCGGGCGCCAGCATCATCGCGCTGAACGGCATTGCGCCGCGCATTCATGAAACTGCGTTCATCGCGCCGGGATGCCGGATCATCGGCGATGTCGAGATCGGTGAAGGGGCGAGCATATGGTATAATTGCGTGATACGGGGCGACATCAATCAGGTGAAGATCGGCGCGCGAACCAATATTCAGGATGGCACCGTAATCCACTGCGACTCCGACAAGGATGGATCGGGCGGCTTTCCGACGATTATCGGCGCGGACGTGCTGGTCGGGCATATGGTGATGCTACACGGCTGCACGTTGGAGGATCGCGCCTTTGCGGGACTGGGCACGATCGTGATGGACGGCTGCGTGATCGAGAGTGACGGGATGCTGGCCGCGGGCGCATTGCTGACGCCGGGCAAGCGCCTGCCAAGCCGGCAATTATGGAGTGGGCGTCCCGCCAAGTTCATGCGCGACCTGACTGACGAAGCGGTGGCGGGTATGCGTGCGGGCGTCGTGCATTATGTCCACAATGCACAGATTCATAAGGGCGCCGTCAACGCCGCGCTGGACGAATAA
- the hemB gene encoding porphobilinogen synthase produces the protein MSYAPYPALRLRRTRASAWSRAMHAEHRISPADLIWPLFVTEGSSVEEPIGSLPGVSRWSVDGIVAQARLARDLHIPCLALFPNTQPERRSDDGAEALNPDNLMCRAIRAIKDAVPEVGILTDVALDPYTAHGQDGLLDDTGYVLNDATMEVLVGQSLNQAAAGADIVAPSDMMDGRVGVIREALEGAGHVNVQIMAYAAKYASAFYGPFRDAVGSSGLLKGDKKSYQMDPANGEEALREVALDLAEGADSVMVKPGLPYLDIVTRVKDAFAVPVFAYQVSGEYAMIEAAAAAGAGDRNALVLETLMSFKRAGCTGVLTYHAPLAARLLGA, from the coding sequence ATGTCCTATGCCCCCTACCCCGCTTTACGCCTGCGCCGCACACGCGCATCCGCCTGGTCCCGCGCGATGCATGCCGAGCATCGGATCAGCCCTGCCGATCTGATCTGGCCATTGTTCGTCACCGAAGGCAGTAGTGTCGAGGAGCCGATCGGCAGCCTTCCCGGCGTTTCGCGCTGGTCAGTGGACGGGATCGTCGCCCAGGCCAGATTGGCCCGCGACCTTCATATCCCTTGCCTCGCCTTGTTCCCCAACACACAGCCCGAGCGTCGGAGCGACGATGGGGCCGAAGCGCTTAATCCTGACAATCTGATGTGCCGCGCCATCCGCGCGATAAAGGACGCGGTGCCCGAAGTCGGCATACTGACCGATGTGGCGCTCGACCCCTATACCGCGCATGGGCAGGATGGGTTGCTGGACGACACAGGCTATGTGCTGAACGACGCCACGATGGAAGTGCTGGTAGGCCAGTCGCTCAATCAGGCGGCGGCGGGCGCGGACATCGTCGCGCCGAGCGACATGATGGACGGACGCGTCGGCGTCATCCGGGAAGCGCTGGAGGGCGCAGGCCATGTCAACGTTCAAATCATGGCCTACGCCGCTAAATATGCGAGCGCCTTCTACGGCCCGTTCCGTGACGCGGTGGGATCGAGCGGGCTGCTGAAGGGCGACAAGAAAAGCTATCAGATGGACCCCGCCAATGGCGAGGAAGCCCTGCGCGAAGTGGCGCTTGACCTCGCCGAGGGAGCCGACAGCGTGATGGTGAAGCCGGGCCTCCCCTACCTCGACATCGTCACGCGCGTGAAGGACGCCTTCGCCGTGCCGGTGTTCGCCTATCAGGTGTCGGGCGAATATGCGATGATCGAGGCGGCGGCCGCTGCCGGTGCAGGGGATCGCAATGCGCTGGTGCTGGAGACGTTGATGAGTTTCAAACGGGCGGGCTGCACCGGCGTGCTGACCTATCATGCGCCTTTGGCCGCGAGGCTGCTCGGCGCATGA
- a CDS encoding DUF983 domain-containing protein, whose amino-acid sequence MDGIDKGTEVPTAPPVRLSAVQTGVRGLCPRCGKGQIFKGFLTVRDHCEVCGLDYSFADPADGPAVFVQLFACVPGVIFIVMLEILARPPLWVHLLVGVPVLLLTTVLPLRPIKGWLIAAQYNTRAQEAGTSALWEKLHKRPDE is encoded by the coding sequence ATGGACGGGATTGACAAGGGTACAGAGGTGCCAACCGCGCCGCCGGTACGGCTCTCGGCCGTTCAAACGGGTGTGCGTGGGCTTTGTCCCCGATGTGGGAAAGGGCAGATCTTCAAGGGGTTCCTGACGGTTCGCGATCATTGTGAGGTATGCGGGCTCGACTATTCCTTTGCCGATCCCGCCGATGGTCCCGCCGTATTCGTACAGCTTTTTGCCTGCGTCCCCGGCGTTATCTTCATCGTCATGCTGGAGATTCTGGCGCGGCCTCCGCTGTGGGTGCATCTGCTGGTGGGTGTGCCGGTGCTGTTGCTGACCACCGTTCTTCCTCTGCGGCCGATCAAGGGCTGGCTGATCGCGGCGCAGTATAATACGCGCGCGCAGGAGGCGGGGACGTCGGCGCTGTGGGAAAAGCTGCACAAGCGACCTGACGAATAG